In Methanocella paludicola SANAE, the sequence AAATAAATTAAGGAATTATGAAACGCTCTCTGGAAAACTCTCTCGAGCTATCCCGGAAAATTTCAAATAACCTGCCCGACCTGGAAGTAAGCTTCGACCTGATAAGGAAAGATGACAAACTATATTCTAAAGCCAAAGAGATGGAGCGCCATCTGGCCGACGCTCACGACCTGCTGTGGGACATGAAGCTCGGGCTGATCGGCATCCAGGGTAAAAGATCAAAGCCGGCGGGCGAAAAAAAGAGGCGGGGCAGGCCCCCAAAGAAAAAAACTATCGAATAAAATTTTTAAAGGTCATATCTCCCGGCGAATATTCGCATCGAACCTCGAGCTACCAGACCTGGTGGACTGCTTCGGCAAAACGTTCGCCGCTTTCTTGCCATTCTCCGTCAGAGTGAAGGTGTCACCATCCCGTACGATGACGTCCTTCTCCTCCATGTCCTTAAGCACTTTCTCCAGCATCAACTTTGGCGTTCTCGTAAGCTTCCTCAGGCTATCGAAAGTCTCGCTGCCGTTTTTGTGGAGCACGTCGAGTATCTGCTTTCGCTTTACGTTACCGCTTATATAGCTGGCGATCTTTTCTTCGACTGTTGCTTCCGCCATTGTATCACTGAACAATAATATTGCCTTGCGCTGCATAAAGGCTTTTGCTCGATATAGACCATGATGAAAAATATATTAGAGATAATGACTTACTGTCTTATTATTAGCTATACAAGGGGCATATCTTGTGAGGAAAGCTATACTGACTATTTTAATAGCAGCGCTAGGCGTCTTGGCGCTGATGCTCCAGAAGGACCCGTCGCTCGACCAGGCACAGGTCGAGAGCATATTAAAGTCTACGGCATTGTCCATTAAGCCCGGCTCCGCCATCGTATGGGACATATCCCCGGCCCAGGGCTGGTACACGTACTCCTGGGGCAAGGATGCCACGGGCTCGGGCCTGGTGCAGGCTGACAAGGCCGTGAAAGCTGCATAAAAACCATTTTTTCTTTTATTTTGGTTCTTGTGCGTTTTTGGGATGATATATTGCTTTGGCTGATGCCTTCGCTCGTTTTTATGTTATGCCGTCGTTGAGTGGCCCAACCACAGGGGCACGGAGAGCGCTGAGTTTCACGGAGTTTTCTTATAAATGGAGACCCAGAGGGCACAGGGGACGGGTTTATAACTTTCCCGGGGCACGGAGTTGAAAGAGGCACTGCCGAGGATAAACCCGCATTATTGTTTATTGGTCAACCGAGCCTCAATAAACTCTGTGCCCCAGGCAAACTAATAAACCGGCCTCTGAGCTCTCTGAGTCTCAAATTATTAAAATAAAACTCTGTGTAACTCCTGTGCGCTCCGTGCCCCTGTGGTTGGACCACTCAACGACGGCATAACTAGAAAAGAATAAAAAATATTCATCCCAAAACCGCGGAAGAGTCTTTATTTTTTACCTGATGTAAAGAATTTAAAAAATAGCTGACCATCAGGTTTTATCGTAAACCGCGATCATAGCCTGGCCCATATTGACCACGCTCTTCGGCCCGAAGCTGTTATAGAACTCGAGCAGCGACTCCTTATCCATCCAGTCCTCGGGCGTATTGGTGCCGTCGGCATCGATGATCCTCACGAGGCTTTTCGCGATCGGGTTCCTGTCCGGCACTTCGAACGGCTCGCAGATGATAACGCGCTTCCTGACATCGCTCAGGACCCGCTCGACGAATTCCTTATGCCTTGGATTGATGTGGTGCAGCAGGTCCATAATGACGCACGCATCGTATTCCGAATAGTGGTCGAACGTGAGAGCGTCCTGGAGCATTACGTTCCTGCCCTTCTTTTGCGCGTACCGGAGAAATCTCTCGTTCAGGTCGATGCCGAGATATTTTCTTCCCGGGGGAATATAGTCCGCAAGAATGCCTGTACCGCAGCCGACGTCCACGACGCTTTCGCCCAGCATGCCGGCGATATACCGGCAGCGCCTGTCGATGCCTTTGCCGTGCATCAGCCATAGGCCGGCGTGGTAAACGCTTCCGGACCAGTACAATGGTGACCTCATCATGCCTTTCACTGCGATAACGGCATTATCTCATATAACTCTTTTCGTGTTGGGATGGGGGCCCCGGCGTAAAAGCCTTTTATTATACTTTACCGGCTAATCCGTTGAGTAATAAGCGGCATTGGTTTATATATAATAAAAATTTATAATTTACCTGTACACTATGTCCGATCTGATGATCGAGGCACGCAGCCTTTGCCGCCGTTTTAATGGTTTTACTGCCGTAGACTCTATCGACCTCCAGGTCGGCGAGGGCGAGGTATTCGGCCTGCTCGGGCCGAACGGCGCCGGCAAGACGACCACGGTGCGCATGCTGGCCTGCCTGATCCGGCCGACCGGCGGGACGGCTTACGTCTGCGGGAGAGACGTCTACGACCCTGTGATGGCCCGGGAGATCCGGGGCATGGTAGGCATACTCACCGAGACGTCGGGCTTTTACGATGAGCTGAGCGTGTATAAGAATTTACGTTTTTACGCGGACCTCTACCATATGGAGCGGAAGACGGCACAGCGAAATATCGACTATTACCTGCGCCTGTTCGACCTGTGGGACGTACGGAACTCACGCGTGGCCGGCTTTTCCAGGGGAATGCGCCAGAAACTGGCCCTCACCCGCTGCCTGGTCCACGAGCCCCGGATCCTGTTCATGGACGAGCCCACGTCCGGCCTCGACCCGGAATCCGCCCGGATCGTGAGGGATTCCATTAGATCCCTTAAAGCCGGCGGCAGGACCATCTTCCTCTGCACCCATAACCTGGACGAGGCCGAGCGGCTTTGCGACCGCATCGCCATCATCGATAAGCGCATCCTGAAGGCGGATACGCCCCAGAAGATCAAGTATTCGGCATACGGGCGGCGCGTGGTCATCCGCCTAGAGCGCCTCAGCGACCGCATGGCCTCCATCATCCACGGGATGGACAGCGTCCGCCGCGTAGAAAGCGAGGGAAACGAGCTCGTCATCGACGTCAATGACCCGGAGACCGATAACGCCGACATCGCCGATGTTGCCGACATCGTCAGCACTATCGTGGGCGCCGGCGGCCGTATCCAGTACGTGGGAGAGCAGAGGCACACGCTGGAGGAAGCGTATATCAAGCTCGTGGGTGACCGGGTTGGGCATTGACATCGTCACGATCATTAAAAAAGAGCTGGAAGAAGTCTTCAGGAACAAGTATATACTGACCACCATGGCCAGCTTCCCGTTGGTGTTTTCCATCGTCATACCGCTCATTTATCTTTTCGCCCTCCCGCCGAACGTCACTGCGGCCGATGTCGCCACGTTTAAAGGGCTTGTCGCGGGGTCCGAAGGCATGGAGCCCCGGCAGATCCTTGTCGCGTTCATCATCCAGAGCAACCTCTCATTTTACCTCATGATGCCCGCCGTTATCCCCACGGTCATTTCCTCCTATAGCATCGTCGGCGAAAAAAAGTGCGGCACCCTGGAGCCTCTGCTCGCCACCCCCGTGTCGACCCGGGATATCCTGATGGGCAAGACGCTGGCCGCCGTCATCCCCTCGATGGCCATCACCTGGCTCTCGTTCATCATATATGCGCTGCTGGTGGATACGGTGACCTTTTCGATATTCGGATATCCTGTCGTCCCCGACGTGCTATGGCTTATCGCCTTAACGGTGACGGCGCCGCTGCTCGCCGTCATGTCCGTGTACATGTCCATCGTCGTCTCGTCCCGGATGAGCGACATACGGGCTGCCCAGCAGATCAGCGCCGTGTTCATCATCCCCCTCATGAGCGTCTTCATACTGGAATTGTTCGGCTACATGTCCCTGACGATCGACCTGCTGCTGCTCATCAGCATCGCCATAGGCGTCGCTGACCTGTTCTTGATAAAGGCGAGCGTCGGCGTTTTCCGGCGTGAGGAAATACTCACTGGATCAGCCTGAGGTCGCTCCTCACGCTATAAGCCTGAGGTTGCGCGCCACTAAAATAGAAAGGTCTTCTGCGCGGGCATCCTCTGAAAGCTGTATGCTGCACTGGGGACAGGCGACTGCCACGACGTCCGGAGCTAATCGCCTTATATCGTCCGCTTTTCTCTTTTTGAGCATTCTGGCCAGCCCGATATCGTTCCTTCTCACTCCACCGCCCGCGCCGCAGCAGCGCTCCGCCTCTTCGAGGGGCACGTATTCGCACATCTTTTTCAGGATATTTTCCGCGACTTTCATCGTGTAGGGGGAAACGTTCCTGTACAGGTGGCAGGGGTACTGGAGCGTGGCACGGTAAGGCTCCTTATGTAAAGCCCCATAAATATCATACGAATCGTACAGGTCAAGGTAATGGCAGACGTCGAACTCTTCCTGGTACTCCAGCAGTGTGGACGTGCATCCCGGGCATGACGTGACGATCGTCTCCACTCCCAGCTCCCTGAACTGCCGAAGGTTCTTCTCGAGCATCTCCCGGGCCAGGTCGAATCGCCCGATCCTGTTTAAAGGAGAGCCGCAGCAGCGCTCATCGATACGGGTGAATTCGATGCCCATGTGGTCGAGCGTTTTTGTCACCGCGTCCGAGATATGCTGCAGGCGGTAACCTGTGAGACATCCGGCAAAGTAGGCGGTCTTGCATGGCCGTGGGTTCGGTTTCGGCCGGCCCTCGGGCACGATTGAAGCTCCATACGTGGAAATGTTATACAGCGTCTCGCCGTACCCTGGCGTCTTGAAGTAGTCCCTCATCTTTTCAATGGACTTGGTGATGTGGACCCCCATGGGGCAGGCTGCGACGCACGCGTTACACGTCGTGCAGTCGAGCGCCTCGGGTAGTGGCTGGTTCCTCGAGCGCTTGTTGTCGATAAGCCGCAGAGGGCTCAGCGTCGAGGGGCAGACCATCTCGCAGACGCCGCACTTGATGCACTTCCTACTCAAGGCCGTCACCCGCGTGGTATCCACTTTTCAGTGCCTCATAGAGGCCGTAGCCGCAGGATGCGGCGCCGATCACGCGCACGTTGTCGAACCCGTGGACGTATAGCTCGTGCTCGATGCCCTTGAACATGAGCGGGTGCTCCGAAAAGAACTGATCGTTGAGGTCCCCCTCGAAATCCCTGGTCACTGTGGCACCGGTCAGCGGCTCGAACATCCTGTCGCCATCCGTTATAAAACCGGTCATCGGGCCTCCTGTCGCGATGAACAGGTTATCGCCGTGAACGCTGATAGTGCGCCTGCCCTTCGTGCCCATTACGCCCTCTACGCGCCCGTCGACGATGCGCTCTGCCTTCACGGTGTCCAGTATCTGCGATCTCTCATTACATGCCGCCTTTTTTCTCAAGGCCTGTATCAGCCGGAGGCCCAGTACGGAGGGGGCCGTCACATACTCGTTTACTTTGACTCCCAGAGACCGGCTGACCTTGTCGCGCACATAGGCCGCCCTATCGATGCCTAACACTGGCGGCACGAGCAGATCGCCTGCCTTAACGGCAGACAGCGTATCGATCAACAAGTCGGCAGCCTCGTCATCGTTATCCAGTACTCGTGCCATCTCCTGGAACGAACGCCCCTCCATAAAATTGATCCGCCTGAAGCCGGGCCTGTCCTCGTTAATGGAAATTCGGGCGGGGGAGCCTTCGCAGGCTGCGGACGCCGGAACGAGGCCGCTGCGGGTCGCGCCCGTTATGGTCAGGCACCCGCCCTTCACGTAGCTGCCGGCCATCATACGTAAAAACCAGTCCTCCGCGCCCGGATCGCTCCCTGCAGGATGAAAGACGCCGCTGGAGACGGCGGTGGCGCCAAGGCCGCCCGACAGCAATATGGTGCTGCCCCGGAGGCGCATCGCCGCGATGAGGCCGGCCAGGCCCCCGCCAATAATAAGGTTATCACTATCCAGTTCCAGCGCACGCATAGATTACTAACCCTATACGGCTGAACTATTTTCAAGTTTTTGGTTATGCCGGGTGCGTGAAATCTTCCATATTAACGCTTATTTTAACCGTTCAATCCATAGGTAAAGGTTATCCTGTCATGCCCGAGAATATTAGCCGGGTGAGTATATGGCAGGTTTAAAGGACCCAGGTAGAGTAGAAGGAGGGAAAAAGGCCGCCAGGACAGCCAAACAGCGCTATGGCGACGACTTCCACCGCGAGATCGGCGCCAAAGGCGGGCGCAGCACGGCGGTACGCCACGGCGAACATTTCTACGAGGAGATCGGGCGTAAAGGGGGACGGAGCTAAGCCCGTCATTTTCCCTATTGACCATGCTGTTTCCCGCTGGATATTTGGCGCATTTCTAAGCATGTCGCCGTAAATGATGCTTTAAAACAAAGGAGGCATGCGATATATACACAAGAACTAGCTTACCGGCGATTACCATCCATCCGCCAGCTTCGAATACGATCAGCCCGGTATGCCTCGACTGTCTGTTCTGGTACCGTTGTAGGGGCGTCAAGATAGACTGTGAGCTAAACGGCCATGAGGATCGGGTTCGCCGCCATCCCGTACGATAAAAAGCTGTTACCTGTCACCAGTAAGACGAGCGCAGGCCAGTCTATGGACCGCCTCGTCACTGTGGCACGGTATGTGAATAGCCTTGGAATTGACTTCTATCGTATTCCCGCCAACATCAGCCCCCATGAAAGCGTCGAGTCGCTGGAGGCTGCCCGGGATAAGGCGGCCATGCTGGGCCGGCTATTTAAGGAACTGGATATCCGGACCTGCTTTCACGTGACCTATTATTGTATACTTAATACCCCAAAGCCCGAAGTGCTGGATAACGCTATTAAAGAGCTGCACTGCCTGCAGCTTTACGACGACTATGCCGGAGGCGGGAACCATATCGAGATACATGCCGGCGGCGTTTATGGGGACCGGACAAGCTCCATGGAGCGTTTCATCCGGAATGTGCTTGAACTGGAGGAGCCTGTTTTCAAGATGCTCCGCCTCGAGAACGAGGAGCACGCCGGCAAGCTGGGCACCGTAGATGAGCTGTTGCATATCAACAGGGAAACGGGTATACCATTGCTTTTCGACGTTGCGCACTATCGTGTCAACCCGATGGAGCGGGGCCTGCCGCCCCGTGAGATAGTATCCTCTTTTCTCGATACCTGGAATGGCGCCTCGACATCCCCTGTGCTGCATTATTCTACGATCCGGGGCCGAGATGGCACGCACCTGCCGGTCGACCCGGCCGATTTCTGGGACTACGTCGATCAGCTTAGCGGCCTGGATTTCGATGTGATGCTCGAGACTAAGGAAAAAGAGCGTGACGTCCTTAAGGTTAAGGCCTGCAGGGATGAAAAATACCGGCAGGGCGTCCTCTGAGGCTAATTGTAGTCGCCAACGGTTTTAAACATACGCTGCATTGTATTAAGGGGGACGGGCGATGAAAAGAAAGCTTTTAGTTATACTACTTGCGTTAACTGTCATTATAGGGCTCTTATTCTTAGCGGCCTATTCGGGCTCAATGGAGAAGGCGAAGGATAAGAAGAAGCCGACAGCGATCCCTTCTATCTCGATCGACCCGTACCGTATACCGCTACCCATCATGGAACACTACACGCCGGCCCTCGTCAAGGTTCCCTTTAAGGCTAAATGATCATGTTCCGGTCCGATCTTATTGAGGCTGTTAGAAAGTGGCCCGCTTCGCCCTCCCGATGGCGCATCCTGTGCATGGTCTACGATCGTATCGACGTGCGATTTAAAGGCTCCTTTGGAAGGACAATTTGTTTTGAATATAAAATGGCGCCTGCCGAGGTCCAAAAAGCCGAATGGTCCTTGAGCCATCTCCCTGCGCTGGCCAGGGAGTGCTCCTGCGGCCTCGTGGACATTTCATATGACGTCAGGCCCGTGTCTCGCCCGTTGACGAGCCTCACGCACATGGGCGGGCCCAACTACTGGCCGTCGCCCGGAGATGTAGCTCCCGAGCTATCCCGGTATGCCCGTGATTACGACTCTGTCTTCGTCTTCTGGCCCCAGAACGCAAATGGATGCCATATCCCCTCGGGAGGCTGGGGGCTAGCTATAGGCCCCGGGCACATCCCTGGCGGCGGCACGTATTGCAGCATTGCAAATGCTGACCCGTCTTCCTGGGATGTGCCTCGTGTTGGTGAGGTATGGCTGCACGAATGGCTCCACGGCGTCTGCGATTTTTACGAGAGCAGGGGTTTCCCGATGCCTCAATTTAACGCTGACGGCGGCGGGTCTCATGGCTACGTGCAGTCGCCGGTGACCGGATGGTGTCGCTATTATCGTGACCTCATGATGGGCCGGGTTCTGGATAACGGGCGCTTCACGGGCATCACGCCGGAGGCGTGGCTAAGCGGTACGATAAAAAATGTTTAGAAGTATTCGAGATTTGCATATAATACTCTCTAATTGCTTACAAGGTATGCTTTTAAAAAACAGTTTGGTCGGTATCACGAACCTCTCCAAAGGAATTAACGCACGAATTTTCTTTTTTAATTTTTTCTCACGAAACCTCTAAGCCTCGAACTCACCGTCAATGCCCGAGCTCTCTAATACACAGGGCAGTGCCCGAACGCCCGAAGCCTCAAACCCGAAAAGAAAGCTCGAAAACTCGAATGCACGTTCGAAACGCTAAACGACATAGCACTAACCCTCTAAGGCTCGGCTAAAACGCCAACGACACCAATCTATTACATATTAACTTAATGGGGAACGACCGGGCTTTTAGAGTGTTCGTGCTCCACTGTTTAGCGTTTCAAACGTGATTTAGAGCCTTAGAGCCTTCGTTTCGGGTTAGCGCGTTAGAGACTTAGAGCACTGCCCTGTGTATTAGAGAGTTCGGGCATTGACGGTGAGTTCGAGGCTTAGAGGCTTCGTGAGAAAAATCTAAAAAGAAAAATTCGTGGCTTATTTCCTTTGGTGATGTTCGTGATACCGACCGAACAAATCAGCGCCGACAGGAAACATAGTATAGTCTAAGCAAAAAGATTAAAAAAGGTAATTATAGCACGGTCTTCATGATGCCGACAGCCTTCTGCAGGTTAGGCATCGACGTCGCATAGCACATCCGGATGAAGCCCTTACCATGCTCGCCGAATGAGCTCCCCGGCGTGGTGATGACGCCCTTCTTCAACAGCTCCATGACCTTAGCCTGCTCGTCGCCCACATAGGGGAAGGCATAGAAGGCACCCTGGGGCATGACACACTCAACGCCCATAGCGTGTAACTCACCAATAAGATAGTCGCGGCGGCGCCGGAACTCGTCCCGCATGATGGTCACGCAGTTCTGGGGCCCCGTAAGGGCAGCCCATGCGGCACGCTGCGAGATGGAGCAGGCGCACGCCTGCACGTACTGGTGGACCTTAAGCATCTGGTCGACATAATCCGGGCCGGCGGCAAGGTACCCCAGCCTCCAGCCGGTCATCGCGTAGGTCTTCGACGCGGCGTTGATGGTGATGACGTTATCCCCGTACCTCGCCGGGCTCTCGTGGACCCCCCCGTAGATGAAGTGCTCGTAGACCTCGTCCGAAATGACAGTCACTCCCTTATCGAGAGCGATCTCCACGATGGCCTTTATTTCGGCGGGCGTCTGGACGGCGCCGGTCGGGTTCGACGGCGAATTAAGCACGATCGCCCTGGTATTTTTAGTGATATATTTCTTGACCATTTCAGGGTCATAGCGCAATGTCTCGCCCAGGGGGACCGGCACCGGCGTCGCATCCGCCATGGTCGCGAGCGCCGAATACGAGAGGAACCCGGG encodes:
- a CDS encoding ABC transporter ATP-binding protein, translating into MSDLMIEARSLCRRFNGFTAVDSIDLQVGEGEVFGLLGPNGAGKTTTVRMLACLIRPTGGTAYVCGRDVYDPVMAREIRGMVGILTETSGFYDELSVYKNLRFYADLYHMERKTAQRNIDYYLRLFDLWDVRNSRVAGFSRGMRQKLALTRCLVHEPRILFMDEPTSGLDPESARIVRDSIRSLKAGGRTIFLCTHNLDEAERLCDRIAIIDKRILKADTPQKIKYSAYGRRVVIRLERLSDRMASIIHGMDSVRRVESEGNELVIDVNDPETDNADIADVADIVSTIVGAGGRIQYVGEQRHTLEEAYIKLVGDRVGH
- a CDS encoding UV damage endonuclease UvsE; this encodes MRIGFAAIPYDKKLLPVTSKTSAGQSMDRLVTVARYVNSLGIDFYRIPANISPHESVESLEAARDKAAMLGRLFKELDIRTCFHVTYYCILNTPKPEVLDNAIKELHCLQLYDDYAGGGNHIEIHAGGVYGDRTSSMERFIRNVLELEEPVFKMLRLENEEHAGKLGTVDELLHINRETGIPLLFDVAHYRVNPMERGLPPREIVSSFLDTWNGASTSPVLHYSTIRGRDGTHLPVDPADFWDYVDQLSGLDFDVMLETKEKERDVLKVKACRDEKYRQGVL
- a CDS encoding ABC transporter permease subunit; protein product: MTGLGIDIVTIIKKELEEVFRNKYILTTMASFPLVFSIVIPLIYLFALPPNVTAADVATFKGLVAGSEGMEPRQILVAFIIQSNLSFYLMMPAVIPTVISSYSIVGEKKCGTLEPLLATPVSTRDILMGKTLAAVIPSMAITWLSFIIYALLVDTVTFSIFGYPVVPDVLWLIALTVTAPLLAVMSVYMSIVVSSRMSDIRAAQQISAVFIIPLMSVFILELFGYMSLTIDLLLLISIAIGVADLFLIKASVGVFRREEILTGSA
- a CDS encoding class I SAM-dependent methyltransferase, yielding MMRSPLYWSGSVYHAGLWLMHGKGIDRRCRYIAGMLGESVVDVGCGTGILADYIPPGRKYLGIDLNERFLRYAQKKGRNVMLQDALTFDHYSEYDACVIMDLLHHINPRHKEFVERVLSDVRKRVIICEPFEVPDRNPIAKSLVRIIDADGTNTPEDWMDKESLLEFYNSFGPKSVVNMGQAMIAVYDKT
- a CDS encoding (Fe-S)-binding protein, producing MTALSRKCIKCGVCEMVCPSTLSPLRLIDNKRSRNQPLPEALDCTTCNACVAACPMGVHITKSIEKMRDYFKTPGYGETLYNISTYGASIVPEGRPKPNPRPCKTAYFAGCLTGYRLQHISDAVTKTLDHMGIEFTRIDERCCGSPLNRIGRFDLAREMLEKNLRQFRELGVETIVTSCPGCTSTLLEYQEEFDVCHYLDLYDSYDIYGALHKEPYRATLQYPCHLYRNVSPYTMKVAENILKKMCEYVPLEEAERCCGAGGGVRRNDIGLARMLKKRKADDIRRLAPDVVAVACPQCSIQLSEDARAEDLSILVARNLRLIA
- a CDS encoding pyridoxal phosphate-dependent aminotransferase, with product MTVKFDKRVTGINISGIRKMFEGAGPGAINLGLGQPDFDTPEHIKAEAIKAIEEGFTGYTGNMGIPELREALVAKFKNENGLSYSPAQILVTSGASEALHIAIEALCGKGDEILVPDPGFLSYSALATMADATPVPVPLGETLRYDPEMVKKYITKNTRAIVLNSPSNPTGAVQTPAEIKAIVEIALDKGVTVISDEVYEHFIYGGVHESPARYGDNVITINAASKTYAMTGWRLGYLAAGPDYVDQMLKVHQYVQACACSISQRAAWAALTGPQNCVTIMRDEFRRRRDYLIGELHAMGVECVMPQGAFYAFPYVGDEQAKVMELLKKGVITTPGSSFGEHGKGFIRMCYATSMPNLQKAVGIMKTVL